A stretch of Aeromicrobium tamlense DNA encodes these proteins:
- a CDS encoding phage holin family protein, translating to MSHHEPGGEASTGELISRLTDDLKTLVRDEMRLAQIEVSSKAKRAGVGAGIIGAGGLIALYGLGALIAAIIAALSLAMDVWIAALIVAVVLFVIAGVAALMGKNRVQEAGAPVPQATVESVKADVDAVRHARDH from the coding sequence ATGAGTCACCACGAGCCCGGTGGTGAGGCCTCGACGGGCGAGCTCATCTCGCGCCTGACCGACGATCTCAAGACGCTCGTCCGGGACGAGATGCGCCTCGCCCAGATCGAGGTCTCGAGCAAGGCCAAGCGGGCCGGCGTCGGCGCCGGCATCATCGGCGCCGGCGGCCTGATCGCGCTGTACGGCCTCGGCGCGCTGATCGCCGCGATCATCGCGGCACTGTCGCTCGCCATGGACGTCTGGATCGCCGCCCTGATCGTCGCGGTGGTGCTGTTCGTCATCGCCGGCGTCGCCGCCCTCATGGGCAAGAACCGCGTGCAGGAGGCCGGCGCCCCCGTGCCCCAGGCGACGGTGGAGAGCGTCAAGGCCGACGTCGACGCCGTCCGTCACGCCCGCGATCACTGA
- a CDS encoding M20/M25/M40 family metallo-hydrolase, translating into MSAAENEVVDLCRDLIRIDTSNYGDSSGPGERAAAEYVAASLAEVGIESTILESESGRASVLARWGDQTSSRPGLVVHGHLDVVPAQASDWSVDPFAAEIVDDYVVGRGAVDMKDFDAILLAVVRERQRAGRIPARPILLVFTADEEAGGQLGAHWLVAEHPEWFEGCTEAVGEVGGFSTEVAGKRLYLLESGEKGIAWLRLTATGTAGHGSMANPDNAITHLARALVRIGEHEWPLEPGPSMRLLLDKVRELSGTEGTPDELLEHFGPAVRMIGSGLRNSTNTTMAQAGYKHNVVPGEAVAYVDGRPLPGHHETFVSRVQDIVGEGVRVEPYHQDIPLEYGFEGDLVDAMTVSLLKHDPEAHVAPFLMSGGTDAKAWHKLGMTSYGFVPLRLPADLDFTALFHGVDERVPVDALQFGTRVFDEFLDLA; encoded by the coding sequence ATGTCCGCCGCCGAGAACGAGGTCGTTGACCTCTGCCGTGACCTGATCCGGATCGACACGTCCAACTACGGTGACTCCTCGGGCCCGGGCGAGCGCGCCGCCGCCGAGTACGTCGCCGCCAGCCTCGCCGAGGTCGGCATCGAGTCGACCATCCTCGAGTCGGAGTCCGGACGCGCCTCGGTGCTGGCGCGGTGGGGCGACCAGACCTCCTCGCGCCCCGGGCTCGTGGTCCACGGCCACCTCGACGTGGTGCCGGCGCAGGCGTCGGACTGGTCGGTCGACCCGTTCGCCGCCGAGATCGTCGACGACTACGTCGTGGGCCGCGGCGCCGTGGACATGAAGGACTTCGACGCGATCCTGCTGGCCGTGGTGCGCGAGCGCCAGCGTGCCGGCCGCATCCCCGCCCGCCCGATCCTGCTGGTCTTCACGGCCGACGAGGAGGCCGGCGGACAGCTCGGCGCCCACTGGCTCGTGGCCGAGCACCCCGAGTGGTTCGAGGGCTGCACCGAGGCCGTCGGCGAGGTCGGCGGCTTCTCCACCGAGGTCGCCGGCAAGCGCCTCTACCTGCTGGAGTCGGGGGAGAAGGGCATCGCCTGGCTGCGCCTCACCGCCACCGGCACGGCCGGCCACGGCTCGATGGCCAACCCCGACAACGCGATCACCCACCTCGCCCGGGCGCTCGTCCGCATCGGCGAGCACGAGTGGCCCCTCGAGCCCGGCCCCTCGATGCGGCTGCTGCTGGACAAGGTGCGCGAGCTGAGCGGCACCGAGGGCACGCCCGACGAGCTCCTCGAGCACTTCGGCCCCGCCGTGCGGATGATCGGCTCCGGCCTGCGGAACTCGACCAACACGACGATGGCGCAGGCCGGGTACAAGCACAACGTCGTGCCGGGGGAGGCCGTCGCCTACGTCGACGGACGTCCGCTGCCCGGACACCACGAGACGTTCGTGTCGCGCGTGCAGGACATCGTCGGCGAGGGCGTCCGGGTCGAGCCGTACCACCAGGACATCCCGCTCGAGTACGGCTTCGAGGGCGACCTCGTCGACGCGATGACCGTGTCGCTGCTCAAGCACGACCCCGAGGCGCACGTCGCGCCCTTCCTCATGTCCGGTGGCACCGACGCGAAGGCGTGGCACAAGCTCGGCATGACGTCGTACGGGTTCGTGCCGCTGCGGCTCCCTGCCGACCTCGACTTCACCGCCCTGTTCCACGGCGTCGACGAGCGCGTGCCGGTCGACGCGCTGCAGTTCGGCACCCGGGTCTTCGACGAGTTCCTCGATCTGGCCTGA
- a CDS encoding DUF3618 domain-containing protein yields MTEPHESEVLREDVERTREQLADTVDELAAKFDVKSRAKESAHEFTESAKTQVVDSDGKPRPEVLALAGGLLSLYLASLVLRSLRRRR; encoded by the coding sequence ATGACCGAACCCCACGAATCCGAAGTGCTGCGCGAGGACGTCGAGCGCACCCGTGAGCAGCTCGCCGACACCGTCGACGAGCTGGCCGCGAAGTTCGACGTCAAGTCCAGGGCGAAGGAGTCCGCGCACGAGTTCACCGAGTCCGCGAAGACGCAGGTCGTCGACTCCGACGGCAAGCCGCGCCCGGAGGTGCTGGCACTCGCCGGCGGCCTCCTGTCGCTGTACCTCGCGAGCCTGGTGCTCCGCTCGCTGCGCCGGCGCCGCTGA
- a CDS encoding YtxH domain-containing protein, protein MARKLTFLVGAAAGYVLGTRSGRERYDQIVQKAQSLWKDPRVQDVADKAQHAAQEHVPGMGGSDSGSGSSSGSSGSGFGGSGSGSGSTGSSTGGSSFGSGAGSTPGGTGTSGTGGSGTTGGGTGAGGR, encoded by the coding sequence ATGGCCCGAAAGTTGACGTTCCTCGTAGGTGCCGCGGCCGGATACGTCCTGGGCACGCGCTCGGGACGAGAGCGGTACGACCAGATCGTCCAGAAGGCGCAGAGCCTGTGGAAGGACCCGCGGGTCCAGGACGTGGCCGACAAGGCGCAGCACGCCGCCCAGGAGCACGTGCCGGGAATGGGCGGGAGCGACTCGGGCAGCGGCTCGAGCTCCGGCAGCAGCGGGTCCGGCTTCGGCGGCTCGGGCTCCGGCTCCGGCAGCACCGGGTCCAGCACCGGCGGCAGCAGCTTCGGCTCCGGCGCCGGCTCGACTCCGGGCGGCACCGGTACCTCCGGCACGGGCGGCTCGGGCACGACCGGCGGCGGGACCGGAGCCGGTGGGCGATGA